A genome region from Chiroxiphia lanceolata isolate bChiLan1 chromosome 5, bChiLan1.pri, whole genome shotgun sequence includes the following:
- the LOC116786937 gene encoding acrosin-like, translating to MAWLWLLVLLALAGPVGGNWDTCRGTCGLRPMASDHNSLIPDGPVDLADGTSRVMGGTGVQPGAWPGIVSIQATWKNGTWHMCSGVLLSFQWVLTVAHCFIRAGDFYRWDVVIGATDLTQPGPEAEVRHIQRLLVHQHYVAATARNDIALLELDQPVECSDYIQLGCVPDTSVRVSDLKSCYIAGWDFPEDTALGPNVVLQEAKVHLMDTELCNSSRWYGGAVHPENLCAGYPQGGIDTCQGDSGGPLVCKDNRADYFWLVGLSSWGRGCYKARHPGIYTSTQHFHNWILVQTGLTPVEIATPTPATAAPEPGCTPAPEEIPEPAITPTPQEIPTREVVLIPEEEEEEEEEEEEEEEEEEPTPEPEPTIISTPGEEEEEEEEEEELTPEPEPTIISTPEEEEEEEEEEEKEEEEEPMPEPEPEPETRPAVVLIPEEEEEEEEEEEEEPVPTPQSDRLLVISVPYRSLVKFCNLLTDFLQLLRDKID from the exons aTGGCTTGGCTGTGGCTActggtcctgctggccctgGCCGGGCCCGTGGGTGGCAACTGGGACACCTGCAG AGGGACCTGCGGGCTCCGGCCCATGGCTTCCGACCACAACTCCCTGATTCCCGACGGCCCCGTGGATTTGGCCGACGGCACGTCCCGTGTCATGGGTGGCACCGGTGTCCAGCCGGGGGCCTGGCCTGGCATCGTCAGCATTCAGGCCACCTGGAAGAATGGCACGTGGCACATGTGCTCGGGTGTCCTCCTCAGCTTCCAGTGGGTCCTCACGGTCGCCCACTGCTTCATCAGGGCCGG GGACTTCTACCGGTGGGACGTGGTGATCGGGGCCACGGACCTGACTCAGCCGGGCCCCGAGGCCGAGGTGAGGCACATCCAGAGGCTCCTGGTGCACCAGCACTACGTGGCTGCCACGGCAAGGAATGACATtgccctgctggagctggaccaGCCCGTGGAGTGCAGTGACTACAtccagctgggctgtgtgccCGACACCTCGGTGAGGGTCTCAGACCTGAAATCCTGCTACATTGCGGGATGGGATTTCCCTGAGGACACAG CTCTGGGACCAAatgtggtgctgcaggaggccaAGGTTCACCTCATggacacagagctctgcaacAGCAGCCGCTGGTACGGGGGGGCCGTGCACCCCGAAAACCTGTGTGCTGGGTACCCACAGGGCGGCATCGACACCTGCCAG GGGGACAGCGGGGGTCCCCTGGTCTGCAAGGACAACAGAGCCGACTACTTCTGGCTGGTGGGGCtgagcagctggggaagaggcTGCTACAAAGCCAGGCACCCCGGGATCTACACCTCCACTCAGCACTTCCACAACTGGATCCTGGTCCAGACGGGCCTGACCCCCGTAGAAATTGCCACTCCAACACCAGCCACTGCAGCACCAGAGCCAGGCTGTACCCCGGCCCCTGAGGAGATCCCAGAGCCAGCGATCACCCCGACCCCCCAGGAAATCCCCACACGAGAGGTCGTCTTGATCCccgaggaagaggaggaggaggaggaggaggaggaggaagaggaggaggaagaggagccgACGCCAGAGCCAGAACCAACCATCATCTCGAccccaggagaggaggaggaggaagaggaggaggaggaggagctgacGCCAGAGCCAGAACCAACCATCATCTCGACcccagaagaggaggaggaggaagaggaggaggaggaaaaggaggaggaggaggagccgaTGCCAGAGCCAGAACCAGAGCCAGAGACCAGGCCAGCCGTCGTGTTGATccccgaggaggaggaggaggaggaggaggaggaggaggaggagccggTGCCCACACCGCAATCCGACAGGCTGCTGGTCATTTCAGTGCCGTACCGGAGCCTGGTGAAATTCTGTAACCTGCTGACGGACTtcttgcagctgctgagggaCAAAATTGATTGA
- the GCC1 gene encoding GRIP and coiled-coil domain-containing protein 1 isoform X2, whose product MEKFGMSFGGGPSRKDLLDTIEAQKQQLLRYQARLKDVVLAYKSLLKEKEALEASLKVLSVSHEGHLPAPGPGEPPDDQSSEHSEDSAGTAASADTAASGASRDTAASGASRDTAASGASASSTTGDGTAAAGGVSCAGADAGPEEDGPAAHRAEEPPGPEGDLGESERRLLQLKAQLATLTSALATVTQEKSRMEASYQADKRQMRQELEEAARRARAEAERLALELGGLREQLAETKARLITQQHERAREQGDHAEMLRELQELLRAERELRRDAELRLERGRDAPPGRAGAPERAQGHEQHVRQLSQELEELKRELQGVREENSKADPRIQQLQEEMAGLKNHFQVQLVQEMKKTAQAEEQLRHRAQMEERRVADLEAQVSQASELLGTYEKAKQKDQQVIQKLKDRIVQLDLENKTLAIAASSRAPGDIHGEEANLDVNVLKDKMEKLKKLLQAATGKSQADVEEPCELELPRGSGDGEKATAGYYQQELRQLKEEFERYKVRAQLVLKNKSSKDINLAKELEEAQEQLGELKEKYVALQLASDDAERRHRQDVEAKRQELSQLQQRHRQELERCQLEYRERALRLEEEMHKQRDRALAVLAEKDQELERLRALALPHALQASQSSPDVPHGDSPDHSSSEVLPQGLPLPSGSEPTLFLYAEQLARKEVEVSALRKHRHGLEAQLHRLREKALAEQEKHREEVAALQGEIQKNFRDRSREGANLEYLKNVVYRFLTLPDARGRQQTLTAILTILHFSPEEKEDVAKRSAQGSWWLHGKR is encoded by the exons ATGGAGAAGTTCGGGATGAGCTTCGGGGGCGGCCCCAGCAGGAAGGACCTGCTGGACACCATTGAGGcgcagaagcagcagctgctgcggTACCAGGCGCGGCTCAAGGACGTGGTGCTGGCCTACAAGAGCCTGCTCAAGGAGAAGGAGGCGCTGGAGGCCAGCCTGAAGGTGCTCTCCGTGTCCCACGAGGGCCATCTCCCGGCGCCCGGCCCCGGGGAGCCCCCGGATGACCAGAGCTCCGAGCACAGCGAGGACAGCGCGGGCACGGCTGCCAGCGCCGACACTGCGGCCAGCGGGGCCAGCAGGGACACGGCGGCCAGCGGGGCCAGCAGGGACACGGCGGCCAGCGGGG CCAGCGCGAGCAGCACCACGGGGGATGGCACGGCTGCCGCGGGTGGCGTGAGCTGCGCCGGGGCGGACGCGGGGCCCGAGGAGGACGGACCCGCGGCCCACAGAGCCGAGGAGCCTCCCGGCCCCGAGGGGGACCTCGGCGAGTCCGAGAGGAGGCTCCTGCAGCTGAAGGCCCAGCTGGCCACCCTGACGAGCGCCCTGGCCACGGTGACGCAGGAGAAGTCGCGCATGGAGGCCTCGTACCAGGCGGACAAGCGGCAGATGcggcaggagctggaggaggcggcgcggcgggcgcgggccGAGGCGGAGCGGCTGGcgctggagctgggggggctgcgggagcaGCTGGCCGAGACCAAGGCCCGGCTGATCACACAGCAGCACGAGCGGGCGCGCGAGCAGGGCGACCACGCCGAGATGCTgcgggagctgcaggagctgctgcgCGCGGAGCGGGAGCTGCGCCGGGACGCGGAGCTGCGGCTGGAGCGGGGCCGGGACGCGCCCCCCGGCAGGGCCGGGGCGCCCGAGCGGGCGCAGGGGCACGAGCAGCACGTGCGGCagctgagccaggagctggaggagctcaagagggagctgcagggcgTGCGGGAGGAGAACAGCAAGGCCGACCCGCgcatccagcagctccaggaggagaTGGCCGGGCTCAAGAACCACTTCCAGGTGCAGCTGGTGCAGGAGATGAAGAAG ACCGCCCAGGCCGAGGAGCAGCTCCGGCACCGCGCGCAGATGGAGGAGCGGCGCGTGGCCGACCTGGAGGCTCAGGTGTCCCAGGCGTCCGAGCTGCTGGGCACCTACGAGAAGGCCAAGCAGAAGGACCAGCAGGTCATCCAGAAGCTCAAGGACCGCATCGTGCAGCTGGACCTGGAGAACAAGACCTTGGCCATCGCCGCCTCCAGCCGGGCCCCGGGGGACATCCACGGCGAGGAGGCCAACCTGGACGTGAACGTGCTCAAGGACAAGATGGagaagctgaagaagctccTGCAGGCGGCCACCGGGAAGAGCCAGGCGGACGTGGAGGAGCCgtgtgagctggagctgcccaggggCTCCGGGGACGGCGAGAAGGCCACGGCCGGGTACTaccagcaggagctgaggcagcTGAAGGAGGAGTTCGAGCGCTACAAGGTGAGGGCCCAGCTGGTCCTGAAGAACAAGTCCAGCAAGGACATCAACCTGGccaaggagctggaggaggcccaggagcagctgggggagctcaAGGAGAAGTACGTGGCGCTCCAGCTGGCCTCAGACGACGCGGAGAGGCGGCACCGGCAGGACGTGGAGGCCAAGAGGCAggagctgtcccagctgcagcagcggCACcggcaggagctggagaggtgCCAGCTGGAGTACCGGGAGCGGGCGCTGCGCCTGGAGGAGGAGATGCACAAGCAGCGGGACCGGGCGCTGGCCGTGCTGGCCGAGaaggaccaggagctggagcGCCTGCGGGCCCTGGCGCTGCCCCACGCGCTCCAGGCCTCCCAGAGCTCCCCGGACGTCCCCCACGGCGACTCCCCCGACCACAGCTCCTCCGAGGTTCTCCCCCAGGGCCTCCCCCTGCCCTCGGGCTCCGAGCCCACGTTGTTCCTGTACGCGGAGCAGCTGGCGCGGAAGGAGGTGGAGGTGTCGGCGCTGCGCAAGCACCGGCACGGGCTGGAGGCGCAGCTGCACCGGCTGCGGGAGAAGGCCCTGGCCGAGCAGGAGAAGCACCGCGAGGAGGTGGCGGCGCTGCAGGGCGAGATCCAGAAGAACTTCcgggacaggagcagggaaggagccaaCCTGGAGTACCTGAAGAACGTGGTGTACCGGTTCCTGACGCTGCCCGACGCGCGGGGCCGGCAGCAGACGCTCACGGCCATCCTCACCATCCTGCACTTCAGCCCCGAGGAGAAGGAGGACGTGGCCAAGCGCTCGGCCCAGGGCAGCTGGTGGCTCCACGGGAAGAGATGA
- the GCC1 gene encoding GRIP and coiled-coil domain-containing protein 1 isoform X1, with amino-acid sequence MEKFGMSFGGGPSRKDLLDTIEAQKQQLLRYQARLKDVVLAYKSLLKEKEALEASLKVLSVSHEGHLPAPGPGEPPDDQSSEHSEDSAGTAASADTAASGASRDTAASGASRDTAASGASRGTAASGASRDAASGTSASSTTGDGTAAAGGVSCAGADAGPEEDGPAAHRAEEPPGPEGDLGESERRLLQLKAQLATLTSALATVTQEKSRMEASYQADKRQMRQELEEAARRARAEAERLALELGGLREQLAETKARLITQQHERAREQGDHAEMLRELQELLRAERELRRDAELRLERGRDAPPGRAGAPERAQGHEQHVRQLSQELEELKRELQGVREENSKADPRIQQLQEEMAGLKNHFQVQLVQEMKKTAQAEEQLRHRAQMEERRVADLEAQVSQASELLGTYEKAKQKDQQVIQKLKDRIVQLDLENKTLAIAASSRAPGDIHGEEANLDVNVLKDKMEKLKKLLQAATGKSQADVEEPCELELPRGSGDGEKATAGYYQQELRQLKEEFERYKVRAQLVLKNKSSKDINLAKELEEAQEQLGELKEKYVALQLASDDAERRHRQDVEAKRQELSQLQQRHRQELERCQLEYRERALRLEEEMHKQRDRALAVLAEKDQELERLRALALPHALQASQSSPDVPHGDSPDHSSSEVLPQGLPLPSGSEPTLFLYAEQLARKEVEVSALRKHRHGLEAQLHRLREKALAEQEKHREEVAALQGEIQKNFRDRSREGANLEYLKNVVYRFLTLPDARGRQQTLTAILTILHFSPEEKEDVAKRSAQGSWWLHGKR; translated from the exons ATGGAGAAGTTCGGGATGAGCTTCGGGGGCGGCCCCAGCAGGAAGGACCTGCTGGACACCATTGAGGcgcagaagcagcagctgctgcggTACCAGGCGCGGCTCAAGGACGTGGTGCTGGCCTACAAGAGCCTGCTCAAGGAGAAGGAGGCGCTGGAGGCCAGCCTGAAGGTGCTCTCCGTGTCCCACGAGGGCCATCTCCCGGCGCCCGGCCCCGGGGAGCCCCCGGATGACCAGAGCTCCGAGCACAGCGAGGACAGCGCGGGCACGGCTGCCAGCGCCGACACTGCGGCCAGCGGGGCCAGCAGGGACACGGCGGCCAGCGGGGCCAGCAGGGACACGGCGGCCAGCGGGGCcagcaggggcacagcagcCAGCGGGGCCAGCAGGGACGCGGCCAGCGGGACCAGCGCGAGCAGCACCACGGGGGATGGCACGGCTGCCGCGGGTGGCGTGAGCTGCGCCGGGGCGGACGCGGGGCCCGAGGAGGACGGACCCGCGGCCCACAGAGCCGAGGAGCCTCCCGGCCCCGAGGGGGACCTCGGCGAGTCCGAGAGGAGGCTCCTGCAGCTGAAGGCCCAGCTGGCCACCCTGACGAGCGCCCTGGCCACGGTGACGCAGGAGAAGTCGCGCATGGAGGCCTCGTACCAGGCGGACAAGCGGCAGATGcggcaggagctggaggaggcggcgcggcgggcgcgggccGAGGCGGAGCGGCTGGcgctggagctgggggggctgcgggagcaGCTGGCCGAGACCAAGGCCCGGCTGATCACACAGCAGCACGAGCGGGCGCGCGAGCAGGGCGACCACGCCGAGATGCTgcgggagctgcaggagctgctgcgCGCGGAGCGGGAGCTGCGCCGGGACGCGGAGCTGCGGCTGGAGCGGGGCCGGGACGCGCCCCCCGGCAGGGCCGGGGCGCCCGAGCGGGCGCAGGGGCACGAGCAGCACGTGCGGCagctgagccaggagctggaggagctcaagagggagctgcagggcgTGCGGGAGGAGAACAGCAAGGCCGACCCGCgcatccagcagctccaggaggagaTGGCCGGGCTCAAGAACCACTTCCAGGTGCAGCTGGTGCAGGAGATGAAGAAG ACCGCCCAGGCCGAGGAGCAGCTCCGGCACCGCGCGCAGATGGAGGAGCGGCGCGTGGCCGACCTGGAGGCTCAGGTGTCCCAGGCGTCCGAGCTGCTGGGCACCTACGAGAAGGCCAAGCAGAAGGACCAGCAGGTCATCCAGAAGCTCAAGGACCGCATCGTGCAGCTGGACCTGGAGAACAAGACCTTGGCCATCGCCGCCTCCAGCCGGGCCCCGGGGGACATCCACGGCGAGGAGGCCAACCTGGACGTGAACGTGCTCAAGGACAAGATGGagaagctgaagaagctccTGCAGGCGGCCACCGGGAAGAGCCAGGCGGACGTGGAGGAGCCgtgtgagctggagctgcccaggggCTCCGGGGACGGCGAGAAGGCCACGGCCGGGTACTaccagcaggagctgaggcagcTGAAGGAGGAGTTCGAGCGCTACAAGGTGAGGGCCCAGCTGGTCCTGAAGAACAAGTCCAGCAAGGACATCAACCTGGccaaggagctggaggaggcccaggagcagctgggggagctcaAGGAGAAGTACGTGGCGCTCCAGCTGGCCTCAGACGACGCGGAGAGGCGGCACCGGCAGGACGTGGAGGCCAAGAGGCAggagctgtcccagctgcagcagcggCACcggcaggagctggagaggtgCCAGCTGGAGTACCGGGAGCGGGCGCTGCGCCTGGAGGAGGAGATGCACAAGCAGCGGGACCGGGCGCTGGCCGTGCTGGCCGAGaaggaccaggagctggagcGCCTGCGGGCCCTGGCGCTGCCCCACGCGCTCCAGGCCTCCCAGAGCTCCCCGGACGTCCCCCACGGCGACTCCCCCGACCACAGCTCCTCCGAGGTTCTCCCCCAGGGCCTCCCCCTGCCCTCGGGCTCCGAGCCCACGTTGTTCCTGTACGCGGAGCAGCTGGCGCGGAAGGAGGTGGAGGTGTCGGCGCTGCGCAAGCACCGGCACGGGCTGGAGGCGCAGCTGCACCGGCTGCGGGAGAAGGCCCTGGCCGAGCAGGAGAAGCACCGCGAGGAGGTGGCGGCGCTGCAGGGCGAGATCCAGAAGAACTTCcgggacaggagcagggaaggagccaaCCTGGAGTACCTGAAGAACGTGGTGTACCGGTTCCTGACGCTGCCCGACGCGCGGGGCCGGCAGCAGACGCTCACGGCCATCCTCACCATCCTGCACTTCAGCCCCGAGGAGAAGGAGGACGTGGCCAAGCGCTCGGCCCAGGGCAGCTGGTGGCTCCACGGGAAGAGATGA
- the LOC116786764 gene encoding uncharacterized protein LOC116786764 gives MGPAAAEPEAKPGRHWDKAAGGEREVRDVQRSLQPPGSSRCQPAEGRGSSGGSAIRANAVPPPQLRPLALLALADFLGSAALLGTATLQLLPAPLSVPAYAACPYGRMLVTTFYSVSFLMVVVYAYESYRTVLGGRARPAAALQERSRCLESAWQGIPYILAWLVPALTLLGQLLARGTSGTDIAPVVPWKGNGSHDTFGLYCSSCLLLIHHAQDICYQYLGENDAGLAGKIIFLLYLLLVLGCCTLLYRRVRLRCRGTVAVPLLPLERDAGFGGGSGRSVSKASRCFQLVFLLCWTPAFLLTLLSFTSIKPASVLVLYVAAALSVSLQGFLHSLVYGWMRENFRREVLGRSPPLQPPRGLQAFYDESLGLFPELPPPVPGAVP, from the exons ATGGGCCCGGCCGCAGCTGAGCCCGAGGCGAAGCCGGGCCGGCACTGGGATAAAGCCGCGGGAGGGGAGCGGGAGGTGCGGGATGTCCAGCGCTCGCTCCAGCCCCCCGGGAGCAGTCGGTGCCAGCCCGCGGAGGGCCGCGGGAGCTCGGGGGGCTCTGCCATCCGAGCTAACGccgtgccccctccccagctgcggcccctggccctgctggcccTGGCGGATTTCCTGGGCTCCGCTGCCCTGCTGGGCACGGCCACGCTGCAGCTGCTGCCGGCCCCGCTCTCCGTGCCCGCCTACGCCGCCTGTCCCTACGGGCGGATGCTGGTCACG aCCTTCTACTCGGTCTCGTTCCTCATGGTCGTTGTCTACGCCTACGAGTCCTATCGCACCGTCCTTGGCGGCAGAGCCCGGCCCGCGGCAGCGCTGCAG GAGCGGAGCCGGTGCCTGGAGAGCGCGTGGCAGGGAATTCCCTACATCCTGGCCTG gcTGGTGCCGGCGCTGACgctcctggggcagctcctcgCCCGCGGCACCTCCGGCACCGACATCGCGCCCGTGGTGCCCTGGAAAGGGAACGGCTCCCACGACACCTTCGGGCTGTACTGCTCCAG ctgcctgctgctcatCCACCATGCCCAGGACATCTGCTACCAG TACCTCGGTGAGAACGACGCGGGGCTGGCGGGGAAAATCATCTTCCTCCTGTACCTGCTGCTGGTGCTCGGCTGCTGCACG ctcctgtaCCGCCGGGTGAGGCTCCGCTGCCGCGGGACGGTCGCGGTGCCTTTGCTGCCCCTGGAGAGGGACGCGGGCTTtgggggcgggagcggccgcaGCGTCAGCAAAGCCTCCCGCTGCTTCCAGCtggttttcctgctctgctggacaCCAG ccttcctcctcaccctcctctccTTCACCAGCATCAAACCCGCCTCGGTCCTTGTCCTCTACGTTGCTGCA gCCCTGAGCGTGTCCCTGCAGGGCTTCCTGCACAGTTTGGTCTATGGCTGGATGAGGGAGAACTTCCGTCGGGAGGTGCTGGGCAGGAgcccccccctgcagcccccccgggGCCTCCAGGCTTTCTACGACGAGTCCCTGGGGCTGTTCCCTGAGCTCCCACCTCCAGTCCCTGGGGCTGTTCCCTGA